The Pseudomonas cucumis sequence CTGCTCACGTTACTTCCCGTGGTGTTGTTCGCAGTGGTATTGAGTATCACCACCAGCAAGATTCTGCTGTCGTTGGCGGAGCAGGAAGTCACGCAAACCCGCGATCGGTTGCTGGCCGAGAGTCGGGCCAGGCTCGAAGATTATGCAAGCATCGCCCGCAGTTCCATAGCAGGGTTGTATAACAACGCAAACAGTGGCGACCTGCAAAGTCGGGCCCTGGCTATCAGCCAACTGTCGAAAATGAAGTATGGCGATGACGGCTACTTCATCGGCTACGACAGTCAAGTCGTGCGCCTGTTTCGCGGTGAAAGCAGCGAAGGTGTGGGTACCAACATGAGCGATCGAAAGGACCGCGACGGGGTTTATCTGAATCGCGAGATGGTCGCGGCAGCAAAGAACGACTCGCACTACGTCAACTACGCCGGGGCCTTGGTCAATACCGATAAAGTTGTGCCGAAACTGGCCTACAGTTTTTTCCTGCCCAAATGGGACATGGTAGTGGTCACTGCCGTCAATCTGGACAGCATTGAAACCCAGGTGGCGCAGGTTCGTGCGGACATCGACCGACGGGTGAACAGTATTGTTTACGGGATCATCATGGTGGCCGTGGTGTTGCTGGCAATTATTGGCGTATTGGCGCTGCTATTGGTCAATGCCGGCCTGCGGCCGCTGACACTGATCCGCGACAGTCTTGACGAGATTGCTGCCGGTGAGGGGGATTTGACCCGACGCTTACCCGTCGGCAGCCAGGATGAGTTCGGCCAGTTGGCCGGTTCATTCAACGCTTTTATCGGCAAAATTCATGGGTTGGTCAGTCAAATCGTGGCAATGACCGGGCAATTGAGCAACGCTGTCGGGCAAGTGGCCAAGCAGGCCCGGCATATGGACCTGGCCATGGAGCAGCAGCGTCAGGAGACCGATCAAGTAGCGGCGGCGATCAATCAAATGTCGTCGGCGGCGCAGGAAGTCGCGGTCAGTGCTCAGAGTGCATCGGACGCGGCCATGGAAACCGATCAGCAGACTCGACGCGCCCGGCAAGTGGTCGACGGCAGCATTGCTCGTATTCAGGGACTGACGTTGGACCTGGGACGCAGCGGTGCGTCTCTGGACAGCCTGCAAAGCGACGTTTCGGCAATTGTCACGGTGCTCGATGTCATCCGTTCGATTGCCGAGCAGACCAATCTCCTGGCCCTGAATGCGGCCATCGAGGCCGCCCGTGCCGGTGATGCCGGGCGAGGTTTTGCGGTGGTTGCCGACGAGGTACGTGCTCTTGCCAGTCGTACCCAGCAAAGCACCCAGGAAATTCAGGCGATGATCGAGCGCCTCAAGCGAGCCACCAGCATCGTCGTGACCTCAATGCATCAATCCGGTGAAGCCGGGGAGGGGGCCAGCACTCAGGCTTATCAGGCCGGTGAGTCGTTGGGCAACATCGTCGAATTAATCGCCACTATCAACAGCATGAACGCGCACATCGCCAGTGCTGCGGAGGAGCAAACTTCGGTGGCGGAGGAGATTAACCGCAGCGTGCATCAAATCGCCCGGGCAATCGACAGCGTTGCCGATGAAACCCAGCGTGGCGTGCAGACGGTCAATGACCTCCACGGCATTGGGCGCGGCCTCGAAGTCCTGGTCAAACAGTTCAAGATCTGAGGCGCCTGCATCAGACCCGGCTCACCGTCTGACCGCCCAACCGATACTGATTATTCCCGCTTCGCTTGGCCTCATACATCGCCAGGTCGGCAATGTGAATCAACCGGTCCATGCTCGGTGCATGGTCCGGGAACACCGCGACCCCAAGGCTGCTGCCGATGTGGCGCTGGTCGTTGCCGATGGTCACCGGCGGTGCGAGTTCGATGAAGATTTTCTGGCAGATGCTGCGGGCTTCGTCTTGCAGGCTGTTGCCTTGGGGAAGTCCTTGCAGGATGACCACGAACTCGTCGCCGCCGATCCGGGCAACGGTGTCGGTTGAACGCAGGATTTTCTTCAGGCGTGTCGCGGTGGTGATCAGCACGCGGTCGCCAGCGGCATGGCCGTAGTGGTCGTTGATCGCCTTGAACCCATTGAGGTCGACAAACACCAGCGCCACCCGCGTGGCGCTGAGGCGGGCCTGCTCCAGGGCGTAGGACAAGCGTTCTTCGAGTACCAGGCGATTGGGCAGGCCGGTCAGCGGGTCGTAATGGGCCAAGTGTTGCAGATAACTGGCGGAGGCTTTTTCTTCGGTGATGTCGCGGACCACGCCCATCATCTTGATCGT is a genomic window containing:
- a CDS encoding sensor domain-containing diguanylate cyclase, whose amino-acid sequence is MSQLWIDITIGSLTFALIIALIWRDRSLQKQLAECRALIDSLTEGRSIHQEGDAERFKRSQYFARIGTWDWEVDTDKLYWSDAIYGMFGFKIGEVTPSYALFCSCVHPDDRAKVRAGELRCLETGENHDEEYRVVWPDGSIRWLRETGNVVKNEHDATIKMMGVVRDITEEKASASYLQHLAHYDPLTGLPNRLVLEERLSYALEQARLSATRVALVFVDLNGFKAINDHYGHAAGDRVLITTATRLKKILRSTDTVARIGGDEFVVILQGLPQGNSLQDEARSICQKIFIELAPPVTIGNDQRHIGSSLGVAVFPDHAPSMDRLIHIADLAMYEAKRSGNNQYRLGGQTVSRV